The genomic region CGAACCGTGGCCGGATCCTCACGCCGCGCCGTCCATGGTGGCAGCCCGGACGTTTTCCGTCCGCTCCCGCCGCGTGCCGGCCTGGGTCGGCCTCCTGGCGCTCCTCGAGGACTTCGTCCTCACCTGGGACCCGCCGCACCGCGTCGCCCGCGCCCCGGCCGGCGCACCGAAGCGTCCTGGCGACCCGGTCTATTCCCGCGCCGGATGGCGATGCACCGCCCCCGGCTGCACCTCGCGCAAGAACCTCGACGACCACCACGTCGTCTACCGCTCCCAGCTTGGCGGCGACGGGCTCGACAATCGCATCTGCGTGTGCCACTTCCATCACTACCAGGGAGAGCACGGCGAGCTGGCGTCCTGCCGCGGCAAGGCGCCGCTCGGCATCCTGTGGAGGCTCGGGAAGAAGGACCTCGGGGTCTGGTATCGCAACGAGCGGCGGGTGGTCGCGCCAACAAGCGGATCAGCGGCCGGATCGCGCGCCCGTGAAATGCGATCCGAATGAACGCCGGGAGGAGTGCCGGCTAGAGAAGGCTCTCGAGGGCCACGTACGGCAGGCCCTGCGAGCGGGCCACCGCCTCGTGCGTCACCTTCCCGTCGAGGAGGTTGACGCCGGCGCGCAGGCTGGGGTCGACCGCCACCGCGTCCTGGAAGCCGCGGTTGGCGATTCGCAGGACATAGGCGAGTGTCGCGTTGGTGAGGGCGAAGGTCGAGGTGCGCGGCACGGCACCCGGCATGTTGGCGACGCAGTAATGGATGACCCCGTCCACCTCGTAGGTCGGCGAGGAGTGCGTGGTCGGCCGGGTGGTCTCGATGCACCCTCCCTGGTCCACGGCGACGTCCACGATCACCGCCCCTTTCTTCATCGTGCCGACCATGTCGCGTGTGACCAGGCGCGGGGCGGCGTCCCCGGGGACGAGGACCGCGCCGATCAGCAGATCCGCGCGCCGCACCGATTCGGCGATGTAGGCGCCGGTGGAGTAGATCGTCACCACCTGGCCGTGAAAGATCTGGTCCAGGTCGCGGAGGCGCGGCAGGGACCGATCGACGATAGTCACCCGCGCCCCGAGGCCGAGCGCCATCATCGCCGCGTTGATGCCGACCGTGCCGCCCCCGAGAATGACGACGTCCCCGGGCGGAACGCCCGGCACGCCCCCCAGCAGGATGCCCCGGCCACCGAGCGTCTTCTGAAGATAGAACGCGCCGACCTGGATCGACATGCGGCCCGCGACCTCGCTCATCGGCGTCAGCAGCGGCAGGTGGCCGTTGCCGTCGGTGATCGTCTCGTAGGCGATGGCGGTGACGCCGGAGTCCACCAGGGCGCGCGTCAGGCGCGCCTGCGGCGCGAGGTGGAGGTAGGTGAACAGGATCTGTCCCCGGCGCAAGGCCGGAATTTCCTCCTCCAGAGGCTCCTTCACCTTGAGGACGAGGTCGGCGCGACGGTAGACGGCGGCCGCGTCCGTGACGATCACCGCCCCGGCCGCCTGGTAGGCCGCGTTGTCGATGCCGCTTCCCAGGCCCGCGCCGTCCTGGACCAGGACCTGGTGGCCGGCCTGCACCAGCGCGTGGACGCCGGCGGGAACCAGGCTGACGCGGTACTCGTGGTCCTTGATCTCCGTCGGAACGCCGACCTGCATCCTGAAGCCTCGCTGCGTCCCGTCCCGCCAGAAGGGACGGCCCTCAATTGTTGTCGATCTGGGCCTTCTGAAGCTTGCCGGAGTAGTCCACATACACCGTCTTCCACTCGGAGAAAATCTCGATCGCGGTGTGCGCCGCCCCCTCGCGGTGGCCGTTGCCGCTCCGGCGCATGCCGCCGAACGGCAGGTGCGTCTCGGCGCCGATGGTGGAGGAATTGACGTAGGCGATCCCGGTCTCGAGGTCGCGCACCGCCGTGAACGCCTTGTTCACGTCCTGCGTGTAGATCGAGGAGGACAGCCCGTACAGCGTGTCGTTGGCGATCTCCAGAGCGTCGTCGAGCCCGTCGGCCGCCAGCACACACACGACCGGCCCGAAAATCTCCTCCTTCGCGATGCGCATGCCGCGGGTGACGCCGGTGAAAATGGTCGGCGGGAAGAAATACCCCCGGCCGTACTCGTTCTTGGTCAGGCGCACCCCGCCCAGGACCGGGTCGGCCCCCTCGTCCCGGCCCACCTGGACGTAGTCCATCACCTTCTTCAGCTGCGACTCATTGATCACCGGCCCGACGTCGACCGACTCGTCCAGGCCGTCCCCGATCTTGAGGGCCGCGGCCCGCTCCACCAGCCGGTCGACGAATTCCTTCAGGATCTTCTTGTGGACGATGACCCGGCTGGTCGCGGTGCAGCGCTGGCCGGCCGTCGCGAAGGAGCCCCAGACGGCCCCCTCGACGGCCAGGTCCAGCCGCGCGTCCTCGAGGACGATCATGGCGTTCTTGCCGCCCATCTCGAGGGCCACGCGCTTGAACGTGTCGGCGCACGCCAGGTTCACCTGCCGTCCCGTCTCGGACGACCCGGTGAAGGAGATGAGCGCCACTCCGGGATGACGCGACAGCGGCGCGCCGACCCCCTCTCCCCCTCCGGTCACGAAGTTGACCACACCTCTCGGGATCCCCAGCTCCTGGCAGACCTTGACCAGATGGTACGCGGAGAGCGGGGCCTCGCTGGCCGGCTTGATCACGACCGTATTGCCGCAGACCAGGGCGGGGATGAGCTTCCAGGATGGAATCGCGATGGGGAAATTCCAGGGCGTGATCAGCCCGCACACGCCCACCGGCGCGCGCACCGCATGACAGGACTTGTTCGGCAGCTCGGACGGCGTGGTGTAGCCGTGCAGCCGCCGTCCCTCGCCCGCAATGTGATAGCAGACGTCGATCGCTTCCTGGACGTCCCCGCGCGCCTCGCGCAGGGGCTTTCCCATTTCGCGCGTCATCTCCCGGGCGTACTCTTCCTTGCGCCGCAGCAGGATCTCGCCCATCCGGAACAGGTACTCGGCGCGTTTGGGGGCCGGCACCTGGCGCCAGCGGCGGGAGGACTTGCGGGCCGATTCGACGGCCGCGTCCACGTCCGCCTGGGCCGAGCTCTGGAAGGTGCCGATCACCTCGCTCTTGTCGGCGGGGTTCCGGTCCTCGAACGTTTCGCGGGTCGCCGCTTCGACCCACTCGCCGTCGATGAAGTTTCTGTAGGCTTTCGGCTCGGCCATGTCGAGGGTAAGGCCTGTGGTTCCTGTTCGTTGGGACGTGACGGGAGGGTGATGCTAGCAAACGCCCCCGGCCCTGTCAAGGAACGGGAGAGGAATCGGTCGGACGATCAGGCGGTGTGTTCGCGTGCGGAAGCGGTGCGGATGCGCCGGGCGACTTCCAGGCAGGCCGCCGCGCGCCGGCGATCCTGCATCCTCTCGAAGACTTCGGAAAGCCCGGTCCAGGCCTCGACACAGTCGATGTCGCATTCGAGGGCACGCTCGAAGCTCTGCAGCGCGCCGAACAGGTCTCCCTCCCGCGCGTGCATGCTTCCCTGGCCCGCCCAGAGAATCGCCCCGCCGCCGGCGCCCACCAGCGCGTCGAACGGATCGGAATCGGAGGCGGGCCGTGCCGGCCTCACACTCTTCAGCATCGAAAGCTCCTCTCCGTACCCCGTCTGTCGAGGGGCGCGGTCACGAAATCCAGAGGACGTTCCCTCCCGATGGGATCGCCTTCTCGAGCGCCCCGGCAGCCGGTATTGCCGAGCTCTCTGCCATCTGCGTACGACGGGGGGAAGGAATCACAAAGCGTGGGGAAATTGGGGTCCAAACACCGGCTGCCGGAGCGCATGAGTGATACGGGCATTTATTTTCCTTATAGATATTGTCCGAGCATCCCGAATCGCACCAATTCAGATAGCAAACTTCATGCCGATACATCAGGAAACCGGGAGCTGGGCTCCGTCGGAATGCGTAAGTGCCGCTCTGGTTGCACTTGGGCGAGGAATCGATTCGCCATGATCAAAGTGATCAGGGGCTTCTCTTCCATTTCCACAACGGCGTTTTGACGCGGCTCCGCGTCGCTTCGACGATCTCTCTTGTTTGCATCGATTTGAATTGCGTCAGGAGAGTGGACATGCCGCCAGGTCCCTGACGTTGGCTGTGTCAAAAGTGGTCAGTTGCTGTCCGCCGGAGGACAGAACCGGAGGATCGGGCCTGCCATTCAGGGTTTACGTGTGGCGATCCGCCCCTGGAGCCGCAGGAGGCGCGAGACGCCGATCTCCAGCTTCGGGTCTTCGATGAGTCCCCGGCGGCACATGTCGAGGATCCGCCCGGCTTCGATGGCTATCGTCCCGGAATCCGCCTCATTCACCGATCCGTCCCCTGCCTCGGCCATTTGCCGCCGCGGATCGACGCGGAAGGCTCTCAGATGTATTTTTTCGGTCGATTGGCCATGCGACGGGAAGAATCCCCCTCCCAGCCGGATCGTCCTTCCTGCGATCGGTCTCAGGCCTGTCTCCTCCAGAAGCTCGGCGCGGGCACGGGCGGAGACTCCGGCCTCCCCCCGATCTCCGGGCTCCAGGCTCCCCGCGACCGCTTCGATCATCGACAGGTAGGGCCGGCGGTCGCGCACCGGCAGCGGCAGACTCGATCGCGTGAACAGGCCGGGGCGGAAGCCGGTCTTGCAGATCACCATCATCCTGCGTGGACGACCCGCGAAGAAGAACGGCAGGATCGCCACGGCGTCGAGACCCCGGCGATGCAGGACCTCGGACCGATACGGCGGGGAGATCCGGCCGTCGCGATAGAGGTTGCGCACGAGGAAGCGATCGAGTGTCAGGAATCCCGGCCCCGAAGAGGACAGGCGCTTGACGACCTTCAGGCCCTTCACGGCACGGAGGCGGCGGAGCACGACGATCGCCGGCGGCCGTCCGGTTCCCCGCCGCCTCACCCCAGCCTCGCCGGGAGGAGACCCCGAAAGTCGCCCGGACGCCGTCCGGTCTTGCTGGCGACGACGAAGCGTCCGCCGACACGCACGCGCACCACGTCGGCCGTGTACTCGTTCGCGTCGCCGCGCAGCAGGGCGGAGCCGATGCCGTAGACGTCGACAGGGGCCCGCTCGCTCTCGAAGTACCGGATCTTCTCGCGCGTGAAGCCCCCGGTCGCCACGATGCGCACGCCCCGGAAGTAGCGCTCCGCCTCGCGACGCCACCGACCCGCGAGACCCAGGCCGGCGGGCGCGTCGTCGAGGGCCCGGCGCACGATGCGCGCGAGCACGGGCGTCACGCCGCGCTCCCGTCGCGGATCGGAGGAGGACGGCACTCTCCGGTCCTTCAGATCCTGCGCGGTGTCGATGCGCACCGCGTGCAGCACGTGGCGCGCCGCCTCGGCGCGGCGCCCGGCACGCAGCAGGCGCAGGCGCTCCGCGAACAGGCCACGCGCCGTGCGCACCGCCTCCCCCGCGCAATCGTTCGTCGTGTCGACCAGGGCGACGCGCAGGATCCGGGTCGGCATGTGCCGGCAGAGCGCCAGGGTCGCCTCGGCCGTGTCCCCCAGGAAGCACAGCACGAACGCGTGCGGCATGGTGCCGCCGCCGCGCTGTCCCCAGAGCATCCCCTGGGCGTCGGTCGAGACGTGCGCCGGCACCACGCGTCCCGTCGACCTGGCGTACGCCTGGAGGGCCACGCCGTAGGCATAGCCGTCCAGGGGCTGGCATTGCGGCAGATCGAAGCGGGCAGGAAAGAAGAGGATCGGCTTCCCCCGGGCCGCGACCAGCGCCTCATAGACATTCGTGGCGACCCGGCTGCAGCGCGCCAGAACGCCCAGCATGGGCGTCTCGAGATGGGCGAAATCGCGGTACCGGCCGCGCACCACGAGGACCGGCTGGCGGGGGCGCGCCAGGCTCCCTTCGGGAAGCGCGCGCGCGGCGGGGCGCGACCAAGTCGCGGACGGTCCGCGGCGCGGCGCCGGCAGGCCGTCCCGCAGAATCCCGAGCGCCGGACCGATGCCGGCGGCGAGGAAACGCGGGGCGCGGCGCGCGAAGTACTGCATCTCGACGACCGCATTCCCCGGCACGTGCCGCGCGATCCCATCCGCCGGGCCGCGGAGGGCCAGGGGCCTTCCCGCGAACCGCTCCCCCGCGCCGGCGCTCAGTCTCAGGATGCACGCCGCCTGCAGGAAATAGGAATCGCTGTAATACCCGGCGCGCAGGGCGCCCGGCTCGACGCCGGTGACCCGGACGGGACGCGCCGCGCGAGGACGGGCAGGTCGCACTCGATCCTCCCGCGGTCAGCCCAGGAGCTTCTTCAATTCCTTGATTTTTGCGGCGACGTCGCGGTACGTCGAGTCCATGCCGTACACCTCGGAAAAGGTATGCATGGCCTTCTTGTACTCGCCCTGTTCCCGGTGCACCTCGGCGATGTCGTAGCGCAGGCCGATCGCTTCGTGCTCCCCCAGGCTCGGCGTGTCCAGCCCCTTCTGGTACCACTTCAGCGCCAGCTGCGGCATGCCCTTCTCACGGAAGCAGAGGCCGAGAATACCGCAGCACTCGACCATCCTTCCCGGATCGCGCGCGGCGTACTGGAACTCTCCGATCGCCTCGTCCACCAGCCCCATTTCCTTGTAGGCGATCCCCAGGTTGTAATGCGTTTCGTAGTCCTGCGAATCGACCTGCTGCTCGACGCCTTTCTTGAAGGCGCGGAAGATCTCGTCGATGCTGTGCCCCGGCCCCTCGAGCGATTCCTGGTCCTGCGTGTCCACCGCCACTTGCGCCTCCGCCAGGCTGCGATCGAGCTCGCCGGCCAGATCGAAGAAATCGCCGTCGGCCATCTCCTGCTGCTTCTCGACGCGGAACACCGGTTTCGCCCTGGCGGCGCGCGGCACCTCCGCCGGAGGAGCCACCCGCGGCGCCTGAATGACCATGGTCTGGGCGCCGAAGGCGCGCTCCACGTCCAGGTCGAGTCCGCCCGGCTCCGGAGCCCGCGCGGCGGGCGGCGGGATCTCGATCACGGGGCGGTTGGCGCGCTCGAAGCGCTGCGCCACCTCCTGGCTTCCGGGGTGCTGCTTCTGGAGCTGGAACAGGACGGCGCGCGCCTCTTCCAGGAGTCCCTGGTCGATGTAGAAATCAACCTCCCCCAGCTTCTCGGCATCGGGATCGCGGCTGCCGATCGCCGCGACGGCGGCCGTCTGGTCCGAGCCGGCGGGAACCGGGGCGGGCGAGCCCACGTCCTCGACCTCGATCGTGAACTCGTCGCCGAGATCTCCCAGGGACATGCCCCCCGCCATGTCCTCCGGCGTCTCCTCCTCGACCTTCGCGGGCGCCGGCGCCGCGGCCGTGCGGGACGCGGGGGCGGGACGCGGTGCGGGAGGAGTGACGGCCGGTTTCGTCGGGGCGGGCTCGTCCGGCATCTCGATTTCGAGCTCGAGCCCGGAATCGTCGGGCTCCGCTTCGACGACCGCCTCGGGAGCTTCCGGCTGGGCGGTCGGTTCGATCTCCAGATCGCCGACCGTGTCCATCTCCTCGATCTCGAGCTCGGGGGCGGGCGCGGGGGCGGGCCGGACCGCCTTCGGAGCGGGCATGTCGGGCCGTGCCGGCTTCGCCGGTGGCGCGGCGGCGGCCCTCTCCGGCGCGCGCTTCGCCGCGGGCGCCTTGGCCGCAGGCGGCGGGCCCTTGTCCTCTCCCGCCGGCGCGGAGGGGGACGCGGGCTGAACCGTGAGCTGGCGCAGGCGCGGATTGTTCGGGTCGATGCGGATCGCCTCGTTGAGCTGATCCTGGGCCTCCTCCGCCCGGTTCTTGGTCTTCAGGATGTTCGCGAGGGTCAGGCATTCGGAGACCGCCTTCTCCTTGTCGCCTTCCTCGTAGTAGATCTCCTTCAGCTTGGTGTGCGACGGGATGTGCCTCTCGTACTTGGCGAGAATCTTGAGGAGCTGCTCCTTGGCCTTCTCGAGCAGTCCGTACTTGACGAACACCTCCGCTTCGGTGAAGTGCTCGCTGATGAAGTCCTCGTCCTCGGCCTCGATCCCCTCCTCGTCCGGCTCGGCCGCCATGTCCTGGATCCTGCTGTGGGGGCCGACCTCGTCCTCCACGTCTCCGAGCGCGTCGGCGCCGGAGGTCTCCTCCTCGGCCTCCGCCTCGTCCTCCTCCTCGACCTCGATGGGGGTGGACTCGTCGAGCACGAGGGCCCCTTCCTGGATGTCCTGCACCGCCGCGGGCGCCGGTCGAGCGGGCGCAGCCCCCCTGGCCGGCGCGGCTTTCGCCACGCCGCCCTTGAGGTGAGTCACGCGCTCGAGCAGCTCGGCGCACTTCGGATGCTGCGGATCGACGCCCTGCATCTGCGTGATG from Candidatus Polarisedimenticolia bacterium harbors:
- a CDS encoding nicotinate phosphoribosyltransferase; amino-acid sequence: MRPARPRAARPVRVTGVEPGALRAGYYSDSYFLQAACILRLSAGAGERFAGRPLALRGPADGIARHVPGNAVVEMQYFARRAPRFLAAGIGPALGILRDGLPAPRRGPSATWSRPAARALPEGSLARPRQPVLVVRGRYRDFAHLETPMLGVLARCSRVATNVYEALVAARGKPILFFPARFDLPQCQPLDGYAYGVALQAYARSTGRVVPAHVSTDAQGMLWGQRGGGTMPHAFVLCFLGDTAEATLALCRHMPTRILRVALVDTTNDCAGEAVRTARGLFAERLRLLRAGRRAEAARHVLHAVRIDTAQDLKDRRVPSSSDPRRERGVTPVLARIVRRALDDAPAGLGLAGRWRREAERYFRGVRIVATGGFTREKIRYFESERAPVDVYGIGSALLRGDANEYTADVVRVRVGGRFVVASKTGRRPGDFRGLLPARLG
- a CDS encoding tetratricopeptide repeat protein, which encodes MAFDRAKALANAEKSVKAGKIPEAIAEYRKLAEDNSRDMGVINKLGDLCVRAGKNQDAIRYFLRIAEYYAADGFFLKAIAMYKKISKLDPANIDCLQKLAGLYQQQGLTIEAKAQYLAVADRHVKSGQVKKALEVFPRILEIEPDNIKVRMSYADMLVRSGSVPEAGREFRVVAQELAKKGMLDEAIKVAQKGTKLVPGDADMMSLVLSLTKEAERSPGELLATVVQVAKANGDNPRSLALLGEAYLAAGKTADAEKVFQKLRGMKDAPPEVAAAVARFYISKDDADSALDWVSRAAEGYLAASKATDGTGLLDEYLRAFPNHPGGLEKKAAIAEGAGDKPARFEALLGLAEVRLHAGDAGGAAGFITQMQGVDPQHPKCAELLERVTHLKGGVAKAAPARGAAPARPAPAAVQDIQEGALVLDESTPIEVEEEDEAEAEEETSGADALGDVEDEVGPHSRIQDMAAEPDEEGIEAEDEDFISEHFTEAEVFVKYGLLEKAKEQLLKILAKYERHIPSHTKLKEIYYEEGDKEKAVSECLTLANILKTKNRAEEAQDQLNEAIRIDPNNPRLRQLTVQPASPSAPAGEDKGPPPAAKAPAAKRAPERAAAAPPAKPARPDMPAPKAVRPAPAPAPELEIEEMDTVGDLEIEPTAQPEAPEAVVEAEPDDSGLELEIEMPDEPAPTKPAVTPPAPRPAPASRTAAAPAPAKVEEETPEDMAGGMSLGDLGDEFTIEVEDVGSPAPVPAGSDQTAAVAAIGSRDPDAEKLGEVDFYIDQGLLEEARAVLFQLQKQHPGSQEVAQRFERANRPVIEIPPPAARAPEPGGLDLDVERAFGAQTMVIQAPRVAPPAEVPRAARAKPVFRVEKQQEMADGDFFDLAGELDRSLAEAQVAVDTQDQESLEGPGHSIDEIFRAFKKGVEQQVDSQDYETHYNLGIAYKEMGLVDEAIGEFQYAARDPGRMVECCGILGLCFREKGMPQLALKWYQKGLDTPSLGEHEAIGLRYDIAEVHREQGEYKKAMHTFSEVYGMDSTYRDVAAKIKELKKLLG
- a CDS encoding HNH endonuclease signature motif containing protein; the encoded protein is EPWPDPHAAPSMVAARTFSVRSRRVPAWVGLLALLEDFVLTWDPPHRVARAPAGAPKRPGDPVYSRAGWRCTAPGCTSRKNLDDHHVVYRSQLGGDGLDNRICVCHFHHYQGEHGELASCRGKAPLGILWRLGKKDLGVWYRNERRVVAPTSGSAAGSRAREMRSE
- the ald gene encoding alanine dehydrogenase is translated as MQVGVPTEIKDHEYRVSLVPAGVHALVQAGHQVLVQDGAGLGSGIDNAAYQAAGAVIVTDAAAVYRRADLVLKVKEPLEEEIPALRRGQILFTYLHLAPQARLTRALVDSGVTAIAYETITDGNGHLPLLTPMSEVAGRMSIQVGAFYLQKTLGGRGILLGGVPGVPPGDVVILGGGTVGINAAMMALGLGARVTIVDRSLPRLRDLDQIFHGQVVTIYSTGAYIAESVRRADLLIGAVLVPGDAAPRLVTRDMVGTMKKGAVIVDVAVDQGGCIETTRPTTHSSPTYEVDGVIHYCVANMPGAVPRTSTFALTNATLAYVLRIANRGFQDAVAVDPSLRAGVNLLDGKVTHEAVARSQGLPYVALESLL
- a CDS encoding aldehyde dehydrogenase family protein; this encodes MAEPKAYRNFIDGEWVEAATRETFEDRNPADKSEVIGTFQSSAQADVDAAVESARKSSRRWRQVPAPKRAEYLFRMGEILLRRKEEYAREMTREMGKPLREARGDVQEAIDVCYHIAGEGRRLHGYTTPSELPNKSCHAVRAPVGVCGLITPWNFPIAIPSWKLIPALVCGNTVVIKPASEAPLSAYHLVKVCQELGIPRGVVNFVTGGGEGVGAPLSRHPGVALISFTGSSETGRQVNLACADTFKRVALEMGGKNAMIVLEDARLDLAVEGAVWGSFATAGQRCTATSRVIVHKKILKEFVDRLVERAAALKIGDGLDESVDVGPVINESQLKKVMDYVQVGRDEGADPVLGGVRLTKNEYGRGYFFPPTIFTGVTRGMRIAKEEIFGPVVCVLAADGLDDALEIANDTLYGLSSSIYTQDVNKAFTAVRDLETGIAYVNSSTIGAETHLPFGGMRRSGNGHREGAAHTAIEIFSEWKTVYVDYSGKLQKAQIDNN